The following coding sequences lie in one Bacteroidales bacterium genomic window:
- a CDS encoding biotin/lipoyl-binding protein, whose amino-acid sequence MFTARLNKKDFEVEFSDNTLRSGKINGKIFKIDLVKDKNSYHVISNHKSYNINILSIDYSEKKVTLKINNTIHYISITNELDKLIKSMGIKQQVTAKTQNLKAPMPGLVTDIPVKKGDKIKKGDKLLVLEAMKMENNLKAKNDSIIKDIIVKKGNSVEKNEVLIIFE is encoded by the coding sequence ATGTTTACAGCTCGTCTTAACAAAAAGGATTTTGAAGTTGAATTTTCAGATAATACCTTACGTTCCGGTAAAATAAACGGCAAAATCTTTAAAATAGATTTAGTAAAAGATAAAAATTCTTATCATGTAATAAGTAATCACAAATCATATAACATAAATATACTTTCGATTGATTATTCCGAAAAAAAAGTTACTTTAAAAATAAACAACACTATACATTATATTTCAATTACAAATGAACTTGATAAACTGATCAAATCAATGGGAATTAAACAACAAGTAACTGCAAAAACCCAAAATTTAAAAGCACCAATGCCGGGTCTGGTAACAGATATTCCGGTTAAAAAAGGCGATAAAATAAAAAAAGGTGATAAGCTTCTTGTTCTGGAAGCAATGAAAATGGAAAATAACCTAAAAGCAAAAAATGATTCAATAATTAAAGATATCATTGTAAAAAAAGGAAATTCAGTTGAAAAAAATGAAGTTTTAATTATCTTTGAATAA
- a CDS encoding MBL fold metallo-hydrolase — translation MKVHRIVFSPFEVNTYIVADKSKECIIIDPACNNKQEQEYLLKFINDNNLKPVKLLNTHCHLDHVFGNKFVCDTYNLKTEASKDEEFNLNNAANAAKLYGVEMETPYPIKTYIKEGGEIKFGFSELDILHVPGHTSGSLVFHSDKYKFAIAGDVLFNGSIGRTDLPGGNYDTLISQIKTKLFKLEDETVIYSGHGPKTTIGREKETNPYLT, via the coding sequence ATGAAAGTTCACAGAATAGTATTCAGCCCGTTTGAAGTAAATACCTATATCGTAGCAGATAAATCAAAAGAATGTATAATAATAGACCCGGCATGTAATAACAAACAAGAGCAAGAATATTTATTAAAGTTTATTAATGATAATAATTTGAAACCTGTTAAATTGTTAAACACACATTGTCATCTCGATCATGTTTTCGGTAATAAGTTTGTTTGCGATACTTATAATTTAAAAACGGAAGCCTCAAAAGATGAAGAATTTAACTTAAATAATGCTGCAAATGCAGCTAAACTTTACGGTGTGGAAATGGAAACGCCCTATCCTATTAAAACATATATTAAAGAAGGGGGGGAAATAAAATTCGGATTTTCAGAATTAGACATTTTGCATGTTCCCGGACACACTTCCGGAAGCCTTGTTTTTCACAGCGATAAATATAAATTTGCAATTGCAGGAGATGTACTGTTCAACGGAAGTATCGGCAGAACTGATCTTCCCGGCGGGAATTATGACACTTTGATATCTCAAATTAAAACAAAATTATTCAAATTAGAAGATGAAACAGTTATTTATTCCGGCCACGGACCTAAAACCACTATTGGAAGAGAAAAAGAAACTAATCCCTATTTAACCTGA
- a CDS encoding type II toxin-antitoxin system VapC family toxin, producing MEERKMILLDTNIVIELLKGNSKILSEIETIGAENLILSKVTTLEMYVGALNKNELKKIKKYLDKFPKFEFSDKIIDKTIQLIYQYYLSNSLFINDAIIAATCIENNIPLYTLNLKDFKYIEELRLYN from the coding sequence ATGGAGGAACGAAAAATGATTTTATTGGACACAAATATTGTAATAGAACTTTTAAAAGGTAACAGTAAAATATTATCCGAAATTGAAACAATAGGTGCTGAAAATTTAATATTAAGCAAAGTTACAACATTAGAAATGTACGTAGGTGCGTTGAATAAAAATGAATTAAAAAAAATTAAGAAGTATTTGGATAAATTTCCAAAGTTTGAATTTTCCGACAAAATTATTGATAAAACAATTCAACTCATATATCAATACTATTTAAGCAATAGTTTATTCATTAACGATGCAATTATTGCTGCTACTTGTATTGAAAACAATATTCCGCTTTATACACTTAATTTAAAAGACTTTAAATATATTGAAGAATTAAGATTATATAATTAA
- a CDS encoding SpoIIE family protein phosphatase, translating to MPKYLYIYTLLFLLFPVFELSSQPEDYSVEHYSIKNGLSQYFVTGIYQDKFGYIWFGTQDGLNKFDGYEFKIYRQDPSQQSSISHNNIIGIEGSKDSILWIVTNDGLEKYNFNNNSFTNIIKNRPNQQSVYSTKVKTVLEDESGILWIRTIDGIIQYIPDKNEFLEYKQTSSDSGFISDYNYFSLIEDNKNNLWTGSKNGLIKFNKKTKEFELIKVRDNIDNEVFYIYPLSANEYIIGTNSGAYTFNPISHTSTEIKAQTKISKVRAIFKDKAGILWVGTEFGLMYLDNQKNILVPFNLENYISDETNIGNISDIYQDKSDILWICSGHGIFKIDYKKKYFKLYRKEKDNKINFSSNTIFSIYYDNETDLVWLGTRGFGLNTFNRNTNKVKIINKSNSALKDDNIFCIKPDNEGNIWIGTNNGPVIYNKFYKKFISFSEYSKKNFNNNYFTNNRITDILFDKNIIWFSTLNGLLKYHKGNITSYAKNNSDNSIISNDILKILKRKNGEFWIATLNGLSKFDLENETFTNYTIENNKISNNSVLTVFESSDQTLWLGTGTGLNKYIPEKDSFVYYTSQSHGFNNDFIYTIVEDENKNLWMSTNRGIIRFNLETEDVSNFSVEDNLQGYEFNIGAVYYSSSNEIFWGGTNGLNSLKLDEILENYYSPQPILTSFFIRSQSGKKEVNCINLKEIFLTYNESSFDIHFAVPEYTNPYKNKFKYRILESDKEWIDLSVNNSINFYQLAPGDYTFQLIGANGNNQWNLNPVTLKIHISSPWWQTTVAYILYVFLLAVITGGGFFVYSREIRKENKILHEKQIVAKKVEKQRELLTIKNNSISESMRYASGIINALLPAKKYINDLLPDSFVLFMSKEIVSGDFYWFDETEDKIFAAAVDCTGHGVPGAFMSIIGLDLLRNILDRGIESPAKILDELNKGIATVFMKDENSKELKDGMDISIITIHKNENIIEYAGAVNQIYIIRDDNIIEYKGDRFSVSPANYHEHGKYTNHIIEVKDKDMIYLFSDGYVDQFGGPDEKKFKYRRFRHMLLNNYQKTPEKQKNILKRVINTWRGTLEQVDDILVMGIKINKE from the coding sequence ATGCCCAAATATTTATATATATATACACTACTCTTTCTACTTTTTCCCGTATTTGAATTAAGTTCTCAACCGGAGGATTATTCTGTTGAACACTACAGTATTAAAAACGGCCTTTCTCAGTATTTTGTTACCGGCATTTATCAAGATAAATTCGGATATATATGGTTTGGTACGCAAGACGGTTTGAATAAATTTGATGGTTATGAGTTTAAGATATACAGGCAAGATCCAAGCCAACAATCTTCCATATCACATAATAATATTATTGGAATTGAAGGCTCAAAAGATTCAATTCTTTGGATTGTAACAAATGACGGACTTGAAAAATATAATTTCAATAATAATTCATTTACAAATATTATAAAAAACAGACCTAATCAACAATCTGTATATTCCACAAAAGTAAAAACAGTATTGGAAGATGAATCCGGTATTTTATGGATAAGAACAATTGACGGTATTATACAATATATTCCGGATAAAAATGAATTTCTTGAATACAAACAAACAAGCTCCGATTCCGGTTTCATAAGTGATTATAATTATTTTTCTCTTATTGAGGATAATAAAAATAATTTATGGACAGGGTCTAAAAACGGACTTATAAAATTTAATAAGAAAACGAAAGAATTTGAACTTATTAAAGTAAGAGATAATATTGATAATGAAGTTTTTTACATTTACCCACTTTCTGCGAACGAATATATAATTGGAACAAATTCAGGCGCTTACACATTCAACCCAATATCTCATACATCAACGGAAATAAAAGCTCAAACAAAAATTTCAAAAGTCAGAGCTATATTCAAAGACAAAGCCGGTATTCTTTGGGTAGGTACAGAATTCGGATTAATGTATCTCGACAATCAAAAAAATATACTTGTCCCGTTTAATCTTGAAAATTATATTTCTGATGAAACAAATATTGGGAATATTTCTGATATTTATCAAGACAAATCAGATATTTTATGGATATGTTCCGGACACGGTATCTTTAAAATTGATTATAAAAAAAAGTATTTCAAATTATACCGAAAAGAAAAAGATAACAAAATCAACTTCTCTTCAAATACAATATTTTCGATTTATTATGATAATGAAACAGATTTAGTTTGGCTTGGAACAAGAGGTTTTGGTCTGAATACTTTTAACAGAAATACAAATAAAGTTAAGATTATAAATAAGTCAAACTCAGCACTTAAAGATGACAATATTTTTTGTATTAAGCCTGATAATGAAGGAAATATTTGGATAGGAACTAATAACGGACCGGTTATTTATAATAAATTCTATAAAAAATTTATTTCTTTTTCAGAATACTCAAAAAAGAATTTCAATAATAATTATTTTACAAATAACCGAATTACAGATATCCTGTTTGACAAAAACATTATATGGTTTTCTACATTAAACGGACTACTGAAATATCACAAAGGGAACATTACTTCATACGCGAAAAACAATTCAGATAACAGCATTATTTCAAATGATATTTTAAAAATACTTAAACGCAAAAACGGAGAATTTTGGATAGCAACACTTAACGGATTAAGTAAATTTGATCTTGAAAATGAGACATTTACGAATTATACAATAGAGAATAATAAAATAAGCAATAATTCTGTATTAACAGTTTTTGAAAGTTCCGATCAAACTTTATGGCTTGGTACCGGAACAGGACTAAATAAATATATTCCGGAAAAAGATTCATTTGTTTATTATACTTCGCAAAGCCATGGTTTTAATAATGATTTTATTTATACAATTGTAGAAGATGAAAATAAAAACTTGTGGATGAGCACAAACAGAGGAATTATCAGGTTTAATCTCGAAACAGAAGATGTGTCAAACTTTTCTGTTGAAGATAATTTGCAAGGCTATGAATTCAATATTGGAGCTGTATATTACAGTTCTTCAAATGAAATTTTTTGGGGAGGAACAAACGGTTTAAATTCTTTAAAACTTGATGAAATACTTGAGAATTATTACAGCCCGCAACCAATCTTAACTTCTTTTTTTATCAGATCACAAAGCGGGAAGAAAGAAGTAAATTGTATTAACCTAAAAGAAATATTTTTAACATATAATGAAAGCAGTTTTGATATTCATTTCGCCGTACCGGAATATACTAATCCTTATAAAAATAAGTTCAAATACAGAATATTAGAATCTGATAAAGAATGGATTGACCTGAGCGTGAATAATTCTATTAACTTTTATCAACTGGCTCCCGGAGATTATACTTTTCAATTGATAGGTGCAAACGGTAACAATCAATGGAACTTGAATCCTGTTACATTAAAAATTCATATATCTTCACCTTGGTGGCAAACAACAGTTGCCTATATCTTATATGTATTTTTATTAGCAGTTATTACAGGTGGAGGTTTCTTTGTTTACAGCCGAGAAATCAGAAAAGAAAATAAAATACTTCACGAGAAACAAATTGTTGCAAAAAAAGTCGAAAAACAAAGAGAATTATTAACAATAAAAAATAATAGTATATCTGAAAGTATGAGATATGCTTCCGGAATAATTAATGCATTATTACCTGCAAAAAAATATATCAACGATCTCTTGCCTGATTCATTCGTACTGTTTATGTCAAAAGAAATTGTAAGTGGTGATTTTTACTGGTTTGATGAAACAGAAGACAAAATTTTTGCAGCAGCAGTAGATTGCACAGGACACGGCGTTCCCGGAGCATTTATGTCTATTATTGGATTAGATTTGCTCCGAAATATTTTGGACCGAGGAATTGAGAGTCCCGCAAAAATACTGGATGAACTAAATAAAGGTATAGCAACCGTTTTTATGAAAGATGAAAACAGCAAAGAATTGAAAGACGGTATGGATATTAGTATTATTACAATTCATAAAAATGAAAATATTATTGAATATGCAGGTGCTGTTAATCAAATATATATTATAAGAGACGATAATATTATTGAATATAAAGGTGACAGATTTTCTGTTTCACCTGCTAATTATCATGAACACGGAAAATATACAAATCATATAATTGAAGTTAAAGATAAAGATATGATTTATTTGTTTTCCGACGGATATGTTGATCAGTTCGGCGGTCCGGATGAGAAAAAATTCAAATACCGCAGATTCAGACATATGCTCCTTAATAATTATCAAAAAACACCGGAAAAACAAAAAAATATACTTAAAAGAGTTATCAATACTTGGAGAGGTACTTTAGAACAAGTTGATGATATTTTGGTCATGGGAATTAAAATTAATAAAGAATAA
- a CDS encoding Crp/Fnr family transcriptional regulator: MNYNNNIPKCEDCFINNNIFRKLTNDELDELLYIKNCNIYNKGDTIYNEGTRVTGIYCIKSGIIKHYKTGNDGKEQIIRFSKKGDIFGFRAILSGDSACTSTKAIEESSVCFIPAAHFIKLIKENSAFSMSIMKLSCIELGDANQYILDIAQKNVRERLAEILLLLNENFGTNDKGELNIFLTREELAGIVGTATESVIRLLSEFKKDKLIELNKRKIKLLDVQKLKRLSELY, encoded by the coding sequence ATGAATTACAATAATAACATACCAAAATGTGAGGACTGTTTTATCAATAATAACATTTTCAGGAAACTTACAAATGATGAATTAGACGAATTATTATATATAAAGAATTGCAATATATATAATAAAGGTGATACAATATATAACGAAGGAACAAGGGTTACCGGCATATATTGTATAAAATCCGGCATAATTAAACATTATAAAACCGGGAATGACGGAAAAGAACAAATAATTCGATTTTCAAAAAAAGGTGATATCTTTGGTTTCAGGGCAATTCTTTCAGGTGATTCTGCTTGTACATCAACAAAAGCAATTGAAGAAAGTTCTGTTTGTTTTATTCCTGCTGCTCATTTTATAAAGCTAATTAAAGAAAACTCTGCTTTTTCAATGAGTATAATGAAACTTTCTTGTATAGAATTAGGTGATGCAAATCAATATATTTTAGATATTGCACAAAAAAACGTGCGAGAACGTTTGGCTGAAATACTGTTATTATTAAATGAAAATTTCGGTACTAATGATAAAGGTGAATTAAATATTTTTCTGACAAGAGAAGAACTTGCCGGAATTGTCGGAACAGCAACAGAGTCAGTTATTCGTTTATTATCTGAATTTAAAAAAGACAAACTGATAGAACTTAATAAAAGAAAAATCAAGTTATTAGATGTACAAAAGCTGAAAAGATTATCAGAATTGTATTAA
- a CDS encoding GDP-L-fucose synthase, whose product MNKDSKIYVAGNTGLVGSAIVRNLKAKGYTNFVFTPFSGYDLREQSVVRDFFQKEKPDVVFLAAAKVGGIVANNTYRADFIYDNLQIQNNIIHQCFIHKAEKLVFLGSSCIYPKNSPQPMSEEHLLTSELEYTNEPYAVAKIAGIKLIESYNLQYGTNFIAVMPTNLYGINDNFDLEKSHVLPALIRKMHLGKALMENDYDTIRKDLNIRPINDVTGDADISVISDTLSKFGINKQSVELWGSGKPRREFLHADDLADACVFIAEKINFKEILLNDFNISEFVYPYVGKEVRNTHINIGTGRDISIKELAELIKNELVNYKGEINWNTDKPDGTSQKLLDVRKLHSLGWKEKIDFLEGIKDVYKGYVKYAL is encoded by the coding sequence ATGAATAAAGATTCAAAAATATATGTTGCCGGAAACACCGGACTTGTAGGCAGTGCAATAGTCAGGAATTTAAAAGCAAAAGGCTATACTAATTTTGTGTTTACACCTTTTTCCGGATATGATTTAAGAGAACAATCTGTTGTGAGAGATTTTTTTCAAAAAGAAAAACCGGATGTTGTTTTTTTGGCTGCTGCAAAAGTTGGCGGTATTGTTGCAAATAATACATATCGTGCGGATTTTATATATGATAATTTGCAAATTCAAAATAATATTATTCATCAATGCTTTATTCATAAAGCAGAAAAATTAGTATTTCTGGGAAGTTCGTGTATATATCCGAAGAACAGCCCGCAACCAATGAGTGAAGAACATTTGTTGACATCAGAACTTGAATATACAAATGAACCTTATGCTGTTGCAAAAATTGCAGGTATTAAATTGATCGAAAGTTATAACTTACAATACGGCACGAACTTTATTGCTGTGATGCCTACTAATTTATACGGTATTAATGATAATTTTGATCTTGAAAAGTCGCATGTACTTCCTGCTTTAATTCGTAAAATGCATCTTGGTAAAGCATTAATGGAGAACGATTATGACACAATTCGTAAAGACTTAAATATAAGACCTATAAACGATGTTACGGGTGATGCAGATATATCGGTTATATCGGATACATTATCAAAATTCGGGATAAATAAGCAATCAGTTGAATTATGGGGAAGCGGAAAACCGAGAAGAGAATTTTTGCATGCCGATGATTTGGCTGATGCTTGTGTATTTATTGCGGAAAAAATAAACTTTAAAGAAATTCTTTTAAACGACTTTAATATTTCTGAATTTGTTTATCCTTATGTAGGAAAAGAAGTTAGGAATACACATATTAATATCGGAACAGGCAGGGATATTTCAATAAAAGAACTTGCAGAATTAATTAAAAACGAACTTGTAAATTATAAAGGTGAGATTAATTGGAATACCGATAAACCTGACGGAACTTCCCAAAAGTTGCTTGATGTAAGAAAACTGCATTCTCTTGGTTGGAAAGAAAAAATTGATTTTCTTGAGGGAATTAAGGATGTGTATAAGGGATATGTGAAGTATGCTCTATAA